The Streptomyces sp. NBC_00775 genome includes the window GCGGGCACGGCTGTTTCTGTTGACGCGCATGAAGAAGTGACTCCTTGCGGAAAGCAGGAAAGGGTGGGAGGTCAGAGGGAAGGCCGGAGAAGCGGCGCTCAGCCGAGCTTGCCGACCTTGCGGGCGCTCAGGTCGATCACCAGGTCACGGCTGTCGATCCAGGGCCCGTTCTTGACCTTCGGGAAGAGCCGTACGCAGCGGTGCTTGCCGCATGCGTCGAGGACGGCGGGCTGGGCGCCGGACGTCGCCCGGTAGACCATGCTGTTGAGCATCAGCTGGTCGGGCGAGGTCAGTTCCTTGCCGGTGGCATCCTTGAAGTCCGCCTTCAGACCCGCGCCGAGCGGGTCGGCGATCAGCAGCTTGGCGGCCTCGGTCATCTCGTCGCGGCTGATGGGCGGCTGGACGTCCCGCTGGGTGCCCGTCTGCTCGACCTTCCCGGTGTCGAGGTTGACGGTCTTGGTGACGAGCGTGTCGTTCTTGTAGTCGTAGAAGGACACGTCGGCACGCCTGGGCGCGTTCGGGTCGTCCAGTTCGTTCGTGTCGGGTTCGGCGAGGTTGAGGCTGACGCGCTGCGGGCCGCGCTTGCCCTCGACGTTCTCACTGGCGCTGAACGACTGCTGGTTCCGCGCGATCTGTTCGACCCGCTTCATCTCGTCGTCGGTCAGCGGGTCACGGCCCTTGCCCTTCTGGCCCTCGGCCGGCGCCTGCTCGACGACGCCCGGCTGCGCCGCGGCCTGCCCCTGCTGTCCGGCCTGCTGCGAGGTCCCGGTGCCGCCCTTGGTCCCGCCCGAGTCGTCGGCCCCCGCCGTGCCCGGCAGGGTGATGCCGACCATCACGGCCGTCCCGGCCACCGCGATGGCCGCACCTGCCACCACCTTGCCCAGGTGGCGGTGCACTATCTTGCGCACATTTCCCCCTACTCCCCCTATGTCATCAGGAGTCGCTTGAGCCCCACTGGTTCGGCATACGACGTATGCCTGGTCATCGGGTAAGAGGGACGTAAGTCATAGGAGGTTCCATCACTTTCGGGGAGACTCGGCTCGGAGTCGCCCCCAGGGGCACGGCACTACTGGAAGAGTCGTATCCATGCAGGTCTGGCCTGGAGAGGCATATCCACTCGGTGCCACGTACGACGGTGCCGGTACCAATTTCGCGGTCTTCTCGGAGGCCGCCGACCGTATCGAGCTGTGTCTGCTGCACGACGACGGCTCGGAGACGGCGGTGGAGCTGCGCGAGACCGACGCGTTCGTCCGGCACGCGTATCTGCCGGGGATCATGCCCGGACAGCGGTACGGCTTCCGGGTGCACGGGCGGTACGCGCCCGAGCGCGGGCAGCGCACCAACTCCGCGAAGCTGCTCCTCGATCCGTACGCGCGCGCCATCAGCGGCTCGGTCACATGGGGCGAGGAGGTGTACGGCTATCCCTTCGGAGCCCCCGACAAGCGCAATGACCTGGACTCGGCGCCGCACACCATGTCGGCGGTCGTGGTCAACCCGTACTTCGACTGGGGCGACGACCGGCGCCCGCGCACCGAGTACCACCACACAGTGATCTACGAGGCCCATGTGAAGGGCCTCACGATGCAGCATCCGGCGCTGCCCGACGAGCTGCGCGGCACCTACGCGGCGCTGGCGCACCCGGCGATCATCGAACACCTGACGGAACTGGGCGTCACGGCGCTGGAGCTGATGCCCGTACACCAGTTCGTGCACGACCACCGGCTGGTGGAGATGGACCTCAGCAACTACTGGGGCTACAACACGATCGGCTTCTTCGCCCCGCACAACGCGTACGCCTCCTGGGGCGACCGCGGCCAGCAGGTCCTGGAGTTCAAGTCGGCGGTCCGGGCACTGCACGAGGCCGGTATCGAGGTCATCCTGGACGTCGTCTACAACCACACGGCCGAGGGCAACCACCTGGGCCCGACGCTGTCCTTCAGGGGCCTCGACAACGCCTCGTACTACCGCCTCGCGGACGACCCCCGCTACTACATGGACACCACGGGGACCGGCAACTCCCTGCTGATGCGCTCCCCGCACGTCCTCCAGCTGATCATGGACTCGCTGCGCTACTGGGTCACCGAGATGCATGTCGACGGCTTCCGCTTCGATCTGGCCGCCACCCTCGCCCGCCAGTTCCACGAGGTGGACCGGCTGTCGTCCTTCTTCGACCTGGTGCAGCAGGACCCGGTGGTCTCCCAGGTGAAGCTGATCGCCGAGCCCTGGGACGTCGGCGAGGGCGGCTACCAGGTGGGCAATTTCCCGCCGCTGTGGACCGAGTGGAACGGCAAGTACCGCGACACCGTACGGGACATGTGGCGGGGCGAGCCGCGCACGCTGGCGGAGTTCGCGTCCCGGCTGACCGGCTCCTCGGACCTCTACCAGGACGACGGCCGCCGCCCCCTGGCGTCCATCAACTTCGTGACCTGCCACGACGGCTTCACCCTGCACGACCTCGTCGCGTACAACAACAAACACAACCAGGCCAACGGCGAGGACAACCGCGACGGCGAGAGCCACAACCGGTCCTGGAACTGCGGCGCCGAGGGCGACACCGACGACGAGACCGTGCTGGCGCTGCGGGCGCGCCAGATGCGCAACTTCATCGCGACGCTGATGCTCTCCCAGGGCGTGCCGATGCTCAGCCACGGCGACGAGTTCGCGCGCACCCAGGGGGGCAACAACAACGCGTACTGCCAGGACAGCGAGCTGGCCTGGGTGCCGTGGCCGGAGGGCGACTGCGAGCTGCTGGACTTCACGCGCGCGATGGTGTGGCTGCGGCGCGACCATCCGGTCTTCCGACGGCGCCGCTTCTTCCACGGACGGCCCGTGCAGGGCACCCACGACGAGCTGTCCGACATCGCCTGGTTCACCCCGGAGGGCAAGGAGATGACCCAGCGCGACTGGGGCTCCGCGCAGGCGCGGGCGCTGTCCGTCTTCCTCAACGGCAACGCGATCTCCGAGCCGGGCCCGCGCGGGGAGCGCATCGCCGACGACTCCTTCCTCCTGATGTTCAACGCCTCACCGAAGCCGCTGGAGTTCCTGGTACCGGTCGACCACGGCCGGCAGTGGCAGGTCGTCGTCGACACGGCCCGCCCGGAGGGAGTGGCCCCGGGGACGGGCGCCAAGGTCGAGGCCGGCGACCGGCTGACGCTGATCGACCGGAGCATGACGGTGCTGCAGCGGCCTGCCTAGGGGGACGTGTCCTGTTGGGGCACGCGCGCGTGGGAATCGTCCTCCGTCTCCGCCGCCGTCTCGGTGTGCACGCGCGCGTGGAGGGTCTTTTCGGTTTCCGTGTACGTCGTCGGGCGTGCCGTCAGTGCGATGGCGCAGGCCAGTGCGGCGACCGCGCTCCCCACCGCGAACGCCGCGCCGGGGCCGTAGGCCTCCGCCAGGCGTCCGGTGACGGCCACGGCGAGGGCCTGGCCTCCGACGATCGCACTCGTCGCGAAGGCCATCGCCTCCGCGAGCCGCGCCGGTGGCACGGCCCGCTCGGTGAGCCCGAACACGGTGATCAGGTGCGGGGCGTACGCGACACCGAGGACGGTGACAACGGCGTACAGACTCCACAGGCTGTCCGCCCGGAGCAGCGGCAGTGACAGGACGAGGGCCGCCGCGGTGGCCGCACGCCAGCGCGCTCGGAGCCCGACGCGTGCGGGCACGGCGGCCATCGAGAGTCCCGCGACGGCGCTCATGACCCCCATCGCGGCGTACACGAGCCCGGCTTGGTCCGCCGCTCCCAGCCGCTCGGTGAGCGCGGTGATTCCGGCCTGGCAGGCGCCGAACATGGCGCCTTGGAGCGCGAGGGCGGCGCGCAGGGCGTGGACGGAGCGCGGGATGCGGGGAGGAGCGGGCAGGGCAATGTGGGGGCGTGCGGCATTCATGGGCGCCCGCTTGCGAGCCGTGCGCGCGGGGCTCACGGCAGTGGCCGTGGGGTGCAGCGCGAAGCCTGTTCCGCACACGGCCACCAGGAGCGTCGCGGCGCCCAGCGCGTACGCCGGGTGCGCGAGCACCGCCGCGAGCCCCACGAGCGCCGGGCCCAGCACGAAGGAGATCTCGTCCAGGGTGCTTTCGAAGGAGAGGGCGGTACTCACCGTGCGGTCGCCGGTGCCGGTGCCGCGGGCCAGGGCGACCACGCGGGCACGGGCCAGCGGACCGATGAGCGGGACGCTCGCTCCGGCGAGGGCGCCGAGCAGGGCCAGGGGCACCGGGTCCATATGGGTGAGCGCGCCCGTCACCAGGGCGGCGATCGCGAGGGCGTTGGCGAAGGAGAAGACGAGGACGACGGTGCGCTGGCCGTGCCGGTCCGCGAGGCGGCCCACGAGCGGCCCGCAGCCGACCTGTCCGACGGCGAGCGCGCCACCGACCAGGCCCGCCGTGCCCAGCGAGCCACTCGTCCGCGCGACGAGCAGCACGCTGCCGAACTGGATCGTGGCGGTGGGCAGCCGTGCGAGGAAGGAGACGACGGGGAGTGCGGCACCGGTGAGAGCGACGACGCGGCGGTAGGTGTCGAGAGTGCTGTGCGCACCGGGAGGCGGCGGGTCCGGGGGCGCGTTCGCGCCGCGACGCGCTCCGGGCGTTCCGTTCACGCCGTCGGTCGCGGCCGGCGTGTCGTCGGTGCCGAGGGGCGTATCGCCGACGCTTAGGGGCACGTCGAGTGCGGTGTGCGCGTCTTCGTGCGCCTCCTGCGCTCTGTTCGCGCCGTGCGTGCCCCGGTTGACACCCCGTCTGCCGCCCCGCCCCGCGCTCCCCATCGTTCGACGTTAGCCACGCGCGCGGGCCCGTATGCATGCGTCGATGACACGAAACACGGTGGGGCGGGTACGTAGGTTCGCATGACACCTGAGCGTCCCGACCCGGTGATTCCGGACTCGGTGGTCCCCGGCCCGGTGGTTCCCGCCGTGCCGACCGCCACGTACCGGCTGCAGCTGCAGCCGGAGTTCCCCTTCGGGGCCGCCGAGGCGGCCGTGCCGTATCTGGCCTCGCTCGGCGTCTCGCATCTGCACCTGTCGCCCGTCCTGGAGGCCGTCCCGGGCTCGACGCACGGCTACGACGTGGTGGACCACGCGCGCGTGCGGGCCGAACTGGGCGGCGAGGAGGGGCTGCGCTCCCTGGCGCGCACCGCGCGGGAGCACGGCCTGGGCCTCGTCGTGGACATCGTGCCGAACCACATGGCCATGGCCCCGCGCCACAACCGCCCCCTGTGGGAGGTGCTGCGCGAGGGCCCCGAGTCGCCGTACGCGCGATGGTTCGACATCGACTGGGACGCCCAGGGCGGCCGGCTGCTGCTGCCGGTGCTCGGGGATCGGCTCGGCGCGGAAATCGACCACTTGAAGGTCGACGGCGACGTACTGCGCTACTACGACCACGTGTTCCCGCTGCGCGAGGGCACCGCGAAGCTGCCGCTGCCGCAGCTCCTCGACGCGCAGTGGTACCGCCCCGCGTGGTGGCGGCTGGCCCGCACCGAGCTCAACTACCGCCGGTTCTTCAGCATCTCGGAGCTCATCGGAGTGCGCGTCGAGGACCCGGAGGTGTTCGCGGCGACCCACGCGAAGATCCTGGAGCTGCTCGACGACGGCGTGGTCGAGGGGCTGCGCATCGACCACCCGGACGGTCTCGCGGACCCGGACGCCTATCTGCGCCGCCTGCACGCAGCGACCGGAGGCCGCTGGACGGTGGTCGAGAAGATCCTCGCGGACGGCGAGCCGCTGCCGGCCGCGTGGCCCGTCGCGGGCACCACCGGCTACGACGCGCTGCGGCACATCGACGGCCTGTTCACGGACCCGGCGGGCGCGGGCGAACTCCTCGGCCAGTACCGGCGGTTCGCGGCCCCGCAGGCCGACCGGGGCGGCCACTGGGGAGCGACGGTGCGCAGGGCGGCGTACAAGGTGGTCACGCACGAGCTGGCCACGGAGATCGACCGCCTCACGCGCGAGGTGAGCGAGGTGTGCGCCACGTCCGCGGACCCGGCGTCGCGCGATCACGCCCCCTGGGCCCTGGGCACCGCGCTGCGGGAACTCCTCGTACGCCTTGAGGTGTACCGGCCCTACCCCTCCACCGACGCCTCCCTGGTGGTGACCGAGGAGGCCGCCGACGAGGCCCGGGCGGTCTTCGCGGTGCCCGAGGAGGCACACGCCGTGGATGTCGTACGGGACCTGGTGACCGGGCGGGCCGGTGACGGGCCCGGACACACGGAGTTCCGGGCCCGGTTCGCGCAGACCTCGTCCGCCCTGCGGGCCAAGTCCGTGGAGGACACGGCGTTCTACCGCTATGTGCCCCTGCTGTCGGCGAACGAGGTGGGCGGCGCCCCGGGCGGTCCGGCCGTGTTCCCCGAGGACTTCCACGCCTACTGCGCGCGCGTGCAGCGCGACTGGCCCGCCACCGGAACCGTCCTGTCGACGCACGACACGAAACGCAGTGCCGACGTACGCGCGGCCCTCTCGGTGCTCACCCAGTGCCCCGAGCGATGGGCCGATGTCCTGGCGGAGGTGACGCGCGACGGCACGGGTGTGCCCGACCCGCAGCTGGCGTGGGCCGCGTGGCAGACGGTGTTCGGACTCGGCCCGGCCTCCGAGGAGCGTGTCCAGGGAGCCCTGTTGAAGCATGTCAGGGAGGCCGGACTGCACACCGCCTGGACCGAGCGGAATCCCGGGTACGAGGACACGGTCGCGGCGTTCGTCGCCGAAGGTCCGTGCGGGGCGCCCGGACGGCGCGTGGCCGACTTCCGGGCCTCCCTGGCGCCGCATGTGCGGGCGAACGTCCTGGGGGCCGCTCTGGTCCATCTGACGATGCCCGGGGTGCCGGACGTCTACCAGGGAACGGAGGGCGAGTACCTCGCGCTGGTGGACCCGGACAACCGGCAGCCGTTCGCGCCGCAGGAGTCGCAGGAGTCGCAGGAGACCCAACAGCCCCAGGAGCCCCAGGAGCCCCAGGAGCCCCAGGAGCCGCGAGGGCACCCCTCGGAGAAGGCGGCGCTGACCACGGCCGCGCTGCGACTGCGCGGGCGGCGCCCGGCCGTCTTCGGCGATTCGGCGACGTACGCGCCGCTGTCGGCAACGGGCCCGGGCGCCGCGCACTGTGTGGCGTTCGTCCGGTCCGCAGAGGTGGTCACGGCCGTCACGCGGATGTCGCTGCGGCTGGCCGACGCCGGCGGCTGGCGCGACACCCGTCTCGTGCTCCCCGAGGGGCGCTGGATCGATGTGCTCTCGCCAGAGCGGGAGTTCACCGGGCACGCGCGCGTGGCGGAGCTTTTCGAGCGGTTGCCCGTGGTGCTGCTGGAGCGGGTCAGCGCAGGCGCACCAGCAGGGTCCGGGGCGAGCGGCTGACCAGGCCCTCCGGAGCGGGCCGGAAACCAGGGGCCCAGCGGAGGTCGGGCAGGGCGGTCAGCAGGGCGTGCAGGCCGTGTTCCGCCGTGAGCCGGGCGAGCGGGGCACCCGGGCAGAAGTGCCGTCCGGAGCCGTACGCGAGCTCTCCCGGGTCGGCGCGGAAGGCGTCGTAGCGGTCCGGGTCGGCGAACCGTGCCGGGTCACGGCCGGCGGCGCCCAGCAGACACGCCACGGTGGCGCCCTCGGGAATCGGACCCACCCGTTCGACGGCCTGGCGCGCCACGACGTGCAGTGGCGGATCGCGGCGCAGCGACTCGGCCCAGGCGCCGGCCGTCAGCTCGGGGCGGGCACGGATCACCCCCAACTGGCCCGGGTGGTCGAGCAGATTGGCGAGGAACGACGCCAGCGCCCGTGCGGTCGCCTCGCCGCCCGCGCCCAGCAGCGTCCCGGCCAGCCCCGCCACGGCCTCGTCGGACAGCGGGCGCCCGTCCGCCCGGGCCGTGCACAGCGCGGACAGCAGATCGGCGCCCGGGTGGGCGCGGCGGCGGGCGATGTACGGGCGCAGGAAGGCGTCGAGTTCGGGGTGGTGGCCGCCCAGGTGGTCGAGGCCCGTGCGGCACCACGCGTGCACGCGTGCGGTGTCCTCGTAGGGCAGCCCGAGCGCGGCTACGGCCGCCGCGGTGGGCAGCCAGTGGCAGAACTCGGCGACGAGATCGGCCTCCCTGCGGGCGGCGAGGCGGCGGGCGAGGACGTACGCCGTGCGTGCGACACCCGCGGTCAGGGCGGCCAGCGCGCGCCCGCGGAACGCCGCTGAGACGAGGGCGCGGTGCGCGCTGTGCGTGCCGCCCTCCAGGTGGGTCAGGGTGCGTCCGGGAGGCGGAGCGACGAGTCGCGGGTCCGCGAGCGCGGCGCGCACATCGGCGTACCTGCTGACCAGCCAGGCACCGAACGGCTCGTCGTACACGAGCGGGTGGCGCTCGCGGAGGGTCCGGTACAGCGGGTACGGGTCACGCTCGGTTCCGGGCGCGAGCAGGCTCGGCGGCACCGACGGGCTCACCGGGCGCGGGCTGGGTGGCTCGAACCGGCTCAGCGGCGTGAAGGGGGTCTCCGGGGGGAGCGGGCTCGGTGGCGCGGACGGGTTCCGTGCTCCGATCCCTGGGGGTGCCGACAGCAGCCGTACGGGCGGCGGTCCCGTCGGCGTGGCAGCGGGCGCGCCTTCGCCCGGAAGGCCGTGAGGACACAGCACCGCCGGCCTCCCACCTCGGATGTGCGCGCAGGACCCGCGCGCGGTTGTTCCCAGCCGACCACCGCGGCCTCCGGTCCGCAGTCCCCGTACACCCGAACGGGTGAAACGGGCGCCACTCCGTGGGAGGCCACTCCATAAGGCCCGTCTCCGTAGAGCCGTCTCTGAAAGGCCCGTCTCCGTAGAGCCCCTCTCCGTAAAGCCATGAACGTGCGGACGGGCGCCCAGCTGCTCCACGCCGAGGTCCTGGACGACGCGTGCCGGTCGGCTGCCCGGCCCGTGGCGCATCCCCCGCGGAGCCGACGGAGACTCCCCCTCTGACGGTGCACACCCCCCTGCCAGCGGTAAATGCCACATGGCGCCCCCTGGAGCCGCCCCGTCATCTCCTTGACAGTTCACTCAGTCCGTGGAGTACTGCCAAAAGCGACGCAGGGCGGACAAGTCGGGGGTGAGTCTCCTGCCGGAGTTGCGCTACCCCAGTGTGACCGAAATCGTCTCGTCCGCCCGGGCGTTGGCGGCTCACCGACCCGGCCTGTGCGTCCTCAGACAAGTGGGCGTCTCGCGCGCGGGCAGGCCCCTCCACCTGTTGTCCGTCGGCCACGCGCGGCGCGCGGTCCTCGTCGTGGCGGGCGCCCACGCGAACGAACCGACGGGCGGTTCGACCCTGCTGGCCCTGGCCGAACGCGCACTGCACGAGCGGGAGTTGCGGGACGGGACCTCCTGGCATTTCCTGCTCTGCGCGGACCCGGACGGGGCGAGCCTCCATGTGACGCCGGCGCCGCGCACCCTGCTCGACTACCACCTGGGTTTCTTCCGTCCGGCCGGGCCCGAGCAGCCCGAGTGGTCGCCGTCCGTCCTGCCCCCCGACCGGCTGCCGCCGGAGACCCGCGCCCTGACCCGGGTCATCGACGAACTGCGGCCCTACCTCCAGGTGACGCTGCACGGAACCGATCTGGGCGGCAGCTGGGTACAGCTGACCAAGGACATCCCAGGGCTCGCCGAGCCGTTCGCCAAGTCCGCGGCGGAGTTGAACATCCCGGTGGAGACGGCCGCGTCGGACGCCGCGGGCTGGCCCGCCTCCGGGCCCGGGGTGCATGTCATGCCGGCGCCCGGCTCGGACACGGCGTACCCGAGCATGCCCGACGACGCGCGGCACAGCACCTGGTACCACGCCCACCTGTACGGCGGTCTGACCGCCGTCGTCGAGGTGCCGATGTGGGCCAGCGACCTGGTGGACGATCCGGCGCCGCACCCCGCCCCGACGGCGGCGATGCGGCGTCTGGCGCGCCGGCTGCTGCGTGACGCACTCCAGGTGGAGGCGGTGCTCGCGGAGGCGCTGCCGAGGCTGCCGGGCCCCGACGGGCCGCTCCTGAGGGCCGCCAAGTGGGCGCTGGCACTGGTGCCCGGCCTCGCCGACGACTGGGTCCAGACACCGCCTCCGGACACGACGATGGCGTACGTCGGCAGTGTCGACGCGTTCGGCCGCCGGCTCCCGCTGCGGGCCGCCGCGATGCTGCTGCGTGTCCTTCAGGAGGCCGACGACCGCGAGGCGGCGCGTCTCGAACGCCTCGTGGCCGTCTGGAGCGAGGCCTTCGCGGAACGGTTCCGCGCCCGCTGGGTGCCGCTGGAGCACCAGGTCGAGCACCAGGCCCGCACGGTACTGGCGGCGGCCCGGCACGCGCGCGACAACGCGGCGTGAGGGCTGTCCCGAGCCTCAGCGCTACAGCGCGAACACCGCTCCCGTCTCGGCTCCCATCACGCAGGAGTTCGAGAACGTGTGGGTGTACTCGACCCGGCGGCCGTCCCATACGCCCCGCGCCGAGGCCGTCACCGGGGCGTAGATCAGGGGGCACAGGACGTCTGCCCTGGGTGGGATCCGGTCAATGTCGCCCCCGGCGGCACGGAGTTCCTCGCAGGCCTCCTCCGCGTGCGCGTGTCCCTGGGGCGGGTCGCAGAGCAGCAGGGTGCCGCGGGTGTCGCTGGACCGGGCGTCGCCGTGGGTGACGGTGAGGTAGAGCCCGTTGCCGGGGATCGACTCCTGGGCCGCCGCCGCGTGGGCCGGGGCCGCACCCGTCGTGAGGAGCGCGACCGAGGCCAGCAGACCGGCACGTACCGCTCGAAGGGTCTTCGTCATTCCGGGTGCGTTCGTCGTTCCGGGTGCGTTCGTCGATCCGGGTGCGTTGGTCGATCCAGGTGCGTTCGTCATTCCTGATGCATCGGCACCGCGGCCTGCGAACCCCACCCGGACTCACCCGAACGGGAGTGCACGGGCGCGTGCCGCCCGGCGAGTTCGAACGCGGCGAGCACCACGCGCGCCTGGTACTCGACCTGGCGGGCGACCGGGATCCAGCGCGCCCCGCAGCCGTCGCGGTAGTCGGCGCACCACTCGTCGATGAGCCGGTCGAGCTCCGGCAGCACGCCATGCTGGTCGCGCTCGGAGCCGGTCACGAGCTGGTGCAGCAGCCCGGCCGTGCGCAGCGCGACCCGGCGTCCCGCGAGGCGCAGCGCCGTCAGGCGGGCCGTGTCGAGCGGGGGCAGGGGGCGCGCGTCGGGGTCGTATGTGTCGGGGTCCCAGGAGTCGGCGAGCCCGGGGCCGACCAGTAAATAGTCGTCGACGGGCGCGAGGAGGCAGGCCACGTCCGGGGAGGTGCCGAGGCCGGACCGCACGCGCGCGAGGATGCCCTCCAGGAGCCGTGTGTCGTGGCGCAGCGTACGGCTGACAGTGCGCAGCATCGCGTCGGCGTCGGCGGGCCGCGCGGGGTCCTCCACGGCCGGGACACCCCACATGGGGGCCTCGACGACGGCCGTCACCGTGCCGTAGGGGTGCGGGTGGAACCAGGTGGACTCGACCGCGGCTTCCGTGATGGCGGCGGCCAGGTCTCCCCTGTGGGGCGGTGGGATGCGGTAGACGGCGGGCCCGAGCATCGGCCAGTACAGAGTGTCGTACGGGCCGAGTTCGCGCGGGATGCCGAGGCGCGCGGCGGTGTGCGCGACGCGCTGGGCGAGCCCGGGCAGCTCTCGGGTCAGCTCGACGAAGGCGCCGCCGACGTCGACACCGTGCAGGGAGCACTGCAGGAAGGGCCGCAGTTCGTCCTGGAGGCCGAGGAGGGCGCGGGTCTCGGGCAGAACGGCGCCGTCCGCGCCCTCGGGCAGCCATTCGGGCTGTTCCAGGAAGCCGGGCCGGAAGAAGTGCCGGAAGTAGTGGCCGAGGGTGTACGGGCCCGACAGCCAGGCCTCGTTGCGGCGGGCGGCGTCCGGGTCGAGGCAGAGCAGCAGGTTCCAGGTGGCGTCCGCCCCCTCGGTCAACCGGGGGTCGGCGAGCGCCCGTTCGGCGAGGCGCAGGGCCGTGGCGCCGCCGACGGGTTCGTTGGCGTGCGGTCCGGCGACGACGAGGGCCTGGCGGCTGCCGTGCCCGACGGACAGGAGCAACAGCGGCGTGCCCGCCCGTGAGGTGCCGACGCGGCGCAGCCGGGCGTCCCGCGGACGGCGGGCGACGAGCGCGGCCGCACGGGCTCCCAGTTCGTCCACAGTCGGGTAGCGGAGGAGTGGCGGCAGGGCACACCTCCACTTATGTGGTGCCGTCGGTTCACCTGATGTGCATGGTGTACGCACAGTCAGTCACGGCTCTTGGGGTACGTCAACACCACGGAACGTAAGGGATGTTGACGACGCCGGTGTGTGAAACCCAGGCCAAAGGTCGGCGGGGCCGTGGCTCAGTCGGACGCGAGGCGGAACATCATCCGCCCGAAGCCGATCTGGTCGCCGTCCTTGACGACGGCGGCGCCGATGACACGCCGTCCGTTGACCGTGGTGCCATTGGTCGAGCCGAGGTCGCGCAGCACCCACCGTCCGCCCTGCCGGCTCAGCTCGGCGTGCAC containing:
- a CDS encoding M14 family zinc carboxypeptidase, which translates into the protein MDELGARAAALVARRPRDARLRRVGTSRAGTPLLLLSVGHGSRQALVVAGPHANEPVGGATALRLAERALADPRLTEGADATWNLLLCLDPDAARRNEAWLSGPYTLGHYFRHFFRPGFLEQPEWLPEGADGAVLPETRALLGLQDELRPFLQCSLHGVDVGGAFVELTRELPGLAQRVAHTAARLGIPRELGPYDTLYWPMLGPAVYRIPPPHRGDLAAAITEAAVESTWFHPHPYGTVTAVVEAPMWGVPAVEDPARPADADAMLRTVSRTLRHDTRLLEGILARVRSGLGTSPDVACLLAPVDDYLLVGPGLADSWDPDTYDPDARPLPPLDTARLTALRLAGRRVALRTAGLLHQLVTGSERDQHGVLPELDRLIDEWCADYRDGCGARWIPVARQVEYQARVVLAAFELAGRHAPVHSRSGESGWGSQAAVPMHQE